One Chanodichthys erythropterus isolate Z2021 chromosome 10, ASM2448905v1, whole genome shotgun sequence DNA segment encodes these proteins:
- the nrip1b gene encoding nuclear receptor-interacting protein 1: MTHGVESGPETHQDSAALTYLEGLLMHPVTTGPAATATQRSEPVHNNVENANRLTRVFQLPSHGSPSPDKGRPPSVVSQHLKKARLLRSGAWNEDDSQKRSGTVVEVNGQRREHYKGSLDGSGQGESTLLASLLQSFSSRLQSVALSQHISQSHKPLDRESSESAPVDKETYQSYGTASGRLKSLMRKSKQHKQNTVPYCRQSNQNRGSDSPHSSQSSAQPTSSESMSCTERLKAVANMVRTRSSPAPSPKPSVACSQLALLLSSEAHLQQYSREQALKAQLTSRSASERLAAMATQQTQDKRPPSMGQPTTAPDMLSSLNVQNGTLPPAVINSSKRSPSLSSPTMRPPKERRPFDRHGRPPQNCSSLLLLLLNNHNSQQQLTRNGHLEDDCSILQSQASSLHSDSEYSNQDNSLTKDSSDAESFSSCSPIDLSMKSRVPSQRSEPCSSLTPSVELTESLINKWKPETSVPKVHEATDLDTSPDVKSHDKVTLMQLLLDRRKNEKVNKSSDNPSLQPDAIIGSLTTGPLKRIGTPEDSRTLSPLDRQTATFSSVSPSYSFPSPHAQSSPLDLCKSKAHSSEKMVEPPFSASKLLQNLAQSGIKNLSPSPPPLNSQMATSRRQSPELELNKPQARLDRLVIPNKRNKASALDGGSPPALPPHKCNQSLSASSQIENLLEKRTVLQLLLGTASQKERTSGHRFFEVTSGGLEKPQTGSVNCISLNKPSLDHKIKTEPVEENFSSDSSDDGVYHQRRSLQHSPIAEAQDTIKSELCPTETAAKFGLLSQLLKQQNATYHSNPHTRHLRNSVKEEPMDFQSPVPKKRKLAERLSDELCQSSGDTTSDNLVSGTPEFNGRGLVKPKEEEVVGSPKSKTSLSRESQGFNVLKQLLLSENCLKELTQPRGAPSPFILQANCAANGNLSQSGFPHELSNLPWYPYSLSAGPKMAPTPVDTTGGSLVWANSSPKASPKPVKKEPEGSHGETFSREERSSPDSPPLTRSNPILYYMLQRGNGQLRPEIRDQVQPAHCVNSAKVEPHNDYEHRINSPVHRQTHSQREESLNGSVEKW, from the coding sequence ATGACTCATGGGGTGGAGTCTGGCCCTGAAACTCACCAGGATTCTGCTGCTTTAACATATCTGGAAGGTTTGCTAATGCATCCGGTCACCACTGGGCCTGCTGCCACTGCCACACAGAGATCAGAACCTGTCCACAACAATGTAGAGAATGCCAACAGGCTAACTAGGGTGTTTCAGCTCCCCAGTCATGGCTCCCCCTCGCCAGACAAGGGTAGACCACCTAGTGTTGTCTCGCAGCACCTTAAAAAAGCCAGACTGCTTCGCTCAGGAGCGTGGAATGAAGATGACAGCCAAAAAAGATCAGGCACTGTAGTGGAAGTGAATGGACAGAGAAGGGAGCACTACAAAGGAAGCCTGGATGGCTCTGGGCAGGGGGAGAGCACCTTGCTGGCTTCTCTGCTGCAGTCCTTCAGCTCTCGGCTGCAGAGTGTCGCCTTGTCACAGCACATTTCTCAAAGCCACAAACCGCTCGACAGGGAGAGCAGTGAAAGTGCTCCTGTTGATAAGGAAACCTACCAGAGTTACGGCACAGCGTCAGGCCGCCTAAAAAGCCTCATGAGGAAAAGCAAGCAACATAAACAAAATACCGTGCCTTACTGTCGTCAGAGTAACCAGAATCGAGGCTCTGATTCTCCTCATTCCTCTCAAAGTTCTGCCCAGCCCACTAGCTCAGAATCAATGTCCTGCACAGAGCGACTCAAGGCTGTTGCCAATATGGTACGGACCAGGTCCAGTCCAGCCCCTTCACCCAAGCCCAGTGTCGCTTGCAGTCAGCTGGCCTTGTTGCTGTCCAGTGAGGCTCATCTACAGCAGTACTCCAGAGAACAGGCCTTAAAAGCACAATTAACAAGTCGATCAGCCAGCGAGAGGCTAGCTGCTATGGCTACTCAACAAACGCAGGATAAGAGGCCTCCCAGCATGGGGCAGCCAACAACAGCCCCAGACATGCTAAGCTCCTTAAATGTTCAAAACGGAACACTCCCCCCAGCAGTGATAAATTCTAGCAAAAGAAGCCCATCCCTTTCCTCACCCACCATGAGACCCCCCAAAGAGAGACGGCCCTTTGATAGACACGGTCGACCACCGCAGAACTGCAGCAGCCTTTTGCTCCTACTTCTCAATAATCACAACTCCCAGCAGCAGCTCACCAGAAACGGACACCTGGAGGACGATTGCAGCATCCTCCAGAGCCAGGCCTCCTCCCTGCATTCTGACAGCGAGTACTCCAACCAGGACAACAGCCTGACCAAAGATAGCAGTGATGCTGAGAGCTTCTCCAGCTGTTCCCCCATTGACCTCTCCATGAAAAGCAGAGTGCCTAGCCAAAGATCTGAGCCCTGCTCTTCATTAACCCCCTCTGTGGAGCTCACAGAGTCTCTCATAAACAAATGGAAGCCGGAAACTTCCGTGCCAAAGGTCCATGAGGCCACAGATCTGGATACCAGCCCAGACGTAAAATCCCATGATAAGGTCACTCTAATGCAGTTACTGCTGGACCGCAGAAAAAATGAGAAGGTAAACAAAAGTTCAGATAATCCTAGTTTGCAGCCAGACGCAATAATCGGTAGCTTGACTACAGGCCCACTTAAACGGATTGGCACACCTGAGGACAGCAGAACTCTGAGTCCTCTGGACCGGCAAACAGCTACCTTCAGCTCGGTCTCCCCTTCGTACTCCTTCCCCTCGCCTCATGCCCAGTCCAGTCCATTAGATCTGTGCAAGTCTAAAGCTCACTCAAGTGAAAAGATGGTGGAGCCTCCGTTCAGTGCCAGCAAGCTACTACAGAATCTAGCCCAGAGTGGTATAAAGAACTTGTCACCTTCTCCCCCTCCTTTAAACTCTCAAATGGCGACTAGCAGAAGGCAAAGCCCAGAACTTGAGCTTAACAAGCCTCAGGCCCGATTGGATCGACTTGTCATTCCAAACAAGCGGAACAAAGCCTCTGCACTAGATGGAGGTTCCCCTCCTGCTCTCCCACCTCACAAATGTAACCAATCACTCTCTGCGTCATCACAGATAGAAAACCTTCTTGAGAAGCGCACTGTACTGCAGCTTCTGCTTGGAACGGCTTCCCAGAAAGAAAGAACCAGTGGGCACAGATTCTTCGAAGTAACCTCAGGGGGGCTGGAGAAGCCTCAGACAGGCTCCGTCAACTGTATCAGTTTGAACAAGCCTTCACTGGACCATAAGATCAAAACGGAGCCAGTAGAGGAGAATTTTTCATCAGACAGCTCTGATGATGGGGTGTACCATCAGAGGCGATCATTACAACACTCACCCATTGCTGAAGCACAGGACACAATCAAATCTGAGTTATGTCCTACAGAAACAGCTGCTAAATTTGGACTTCTCAGCCAGCTTTTGAAGCAGCAGAATGCTACCTACCATTCAAACCCACACACTAGGCACCTCAGGAACTCTGTAAAAGAGGAGCCAATGGATTTTCAGAGCCCCGTccctaaaaaaagaaaactggcAGAGCGCCTAAGTGATGAACTTTGTCAATCGTCTGGAGATACCACTAGTGACAATCTTGTGTCTGGAACACCTGAATTTAATGGTAGAGGCCTAGTAAAACCAAAAGAGGAGGAGGTAGTTGGGAGTCCCAAGAGCAAAACTTCTCTCTCCAGAGAAAGCCAAGGCTTCAATGTTCTCAAGCAACTCCTTCTGTCAGAGAACTGTCTGAAGGAGCTTACCCAGCCTCGAGGGGCGCCAAGTCCCTTCATCCTTCAGGCAAACTGTGCAGCCAATGGGAACTTATCCCAGTCTGGTTTCCCTCACGAGTTGTCAAACTTGCCGTGGTACCCCTATTCTCTCAGTGCAGGTCCCAAAATGGCACCCACACCTGTTGATACCACAGGGGGGTCGTTAGTCTGGGCTAACTCCTCTCCCAAAGCCAGTCCTAAACCAGTTAAAAAAGAACCTGAGGGGTCTCATGGAGAAACTTTTAGCAGGGAGGAGAGATCCAGTCCAGACTCACCCCCTTTAACCAGGTCTAATCCGATTCTTTACTACATGCTTCAGCGGGGAAATGGTCAGCTCAGACCTGAGATCCGGGATCAGGTGCAGCCAGCCCACTGTGTCAATAGTGCAAAAGTGGAGCCGCACAATGACTATGAGCACAGAATAAACTCTCCAGTCCACAGACAGACTCATAGCCAGAGAGAAGAGAGCCTAAACGGTTCTGTGGAAAAATGGTAG